Proteins co-encoded in one Bradyrhizobium sp. 170 genomic window:
- a CDS encoding cell cycle transcriptional regulator TrcR, which produces MSNAPLMPKATAVWLVDNTALTFDQVADFTKMHPLEVRAIADGDAAQGIKGMDPISTGQLSRDEIEKGEKDPNYRLKLGESKVVLPPAAKKKGPRYTPVSRRHERPSAILWLVRNHPELKDAQIMRLVGTTKTTIASVRDRTHWNASTLTPMDPVTLGLCSQIELDFEVQRAAKEKPVPAAYGGATLLPASETTKKEPEFEPSEKTEDDLNVDAVFAKLKTIGGKKQDDDEE; this is translated from the coding sequence ATGAGCAATGCACCGCTGATGCCAAAAGCGACTGCCGTGTGGCTGGTTGACAATACCGCGCTGACCTTCGACCAGGTGGCCGATTTCACCAAAATGCACCCCCTTGAGGTCCGTGCCATCGCCGATGGCGACGCCGCCCAGGGCATCAAGGGCATGGACCCGATTTCGACCGGCCAATTGAGCCGCGACGAGATCGAAAAGGGCGAAAAAGACCCGAATTACCGCCTCAAGCTCGGCGAGAGCAAGGTTGTCCTGCCGCCGGCCGCCAAGAAGAAGGGCCCGCGCTACACCCCGGTGTCGCGTCGCCACGAACGGCCGAGCGCGATCCTGTGGCTGGTCCGCAACCACCCCGAATTGAAGGACGCGCAGATCATGCGTCTGGTCGGCACTACCAAGACCACCATCGCGAGCGTGCGCGACCGCACCCACTGGAATGCCTCGACGCTGACCCCGATGGACCCGGTGACGCTCGGCCTGTGCTCGCAGATCGAGCTCGATTTCGAAGTGCAGCGCGCGGCCAAGGAAAAGCCGGTGCCTGCGGCTTACGGCGGCGCGACGCTGCTGCCGGCCTCCGAGACCACCAAGAAGGAGCCGGAATTCGAGCCGAGCGAGAAGACGGAAGACGACCTCAACGTCGACGCCGTGTTCGCCAAGCTGAAGACGATCGGCGGCAAGAAGCAGGACGACGACGAGGAATAA
- a CDS encoding alkylphosphonate utilization protein, giving the protein MDIKVRDSNGAQLAEGDTVTLIKDLKLKGSSTVLKRGAVIKNIHLTDDPDEIEGRTDKVKGLVLRTEFLKKA; this is encoded by the coding sequence ATGGACATCAAGGTCAGGGATTCCAACGGCGCACAGCTCGCGGAGGGCGACACCGTCACGCTGATCAAGGATTTGAAGCTGAAGGGCTCGTCCACCGTGCTCAAGCGCGGCGCCGTGATCAAGAACATCCACCTCACGGACGATCCCGACGAGATCGAAGGCCGCACCGACAAGGTCAAGGGGCTGGTGCTGCGCACGGAGTTTTTGAAGAAGGCGTGA
- a CDS encoding DUF6494 family protein: MNEDVFNASLRKFLKKVGITSQREIEKAVRDAMEAGKLKGNEKLPAKMVLTIGGVALSHEIDDEIELG, translated from the coding sequence ATGAACGAAGACGTTTTCAACGCCAGCCTGCGCAAGTTTCTGAAGAAAGTCGGCATCACCTCGCAGCGCGAGATCGAAAAAGCCGTGCGCGATGCGATGGAGGCCGGCAAGCTCAAGGGCAATGAGAAGCTGCCGGCGAAGATGGTGCTGACCATCGGCGGTGTAGCGCTCTCGCATGAGATTGATGACGAGATCGAGCTGGGATAG
- a CDS encoding nitroreductase translates to MDAAAKARYETEDRIGVLEELLNERYSVRAFLPQEVPRTTIEHILEVAQRTASWCNSQPWQVLIASGEAKERFRKAIYAEAASGAKDDHDFTPPREYLGVYLDRRRESGFQLYNTLGIARGDKMAYAKQALENYNFFGAPHVAIIHTDEPLGIYGAVDCGAYVGIFMLAAQALGLGTIPQAALARHSGLIRRHFKLPDDRKVVCGISFGYADHAQKVNSYRTSRASVADTVTFID, encoded by the coding sequence ATGGACGCGGCAGCAAAGGCGCGTTACGAGACGGAAGATCGCATCGGCGTGCTCGAGGAGCTCTTGAACGAGCGCTATTCCGTGCGCGCGTTCCTGCCGCAGGAGGTGCCGCGCACGACCATCGAGCACATTCTCGAGGTGGCGCAGCGCACGGCATCCTGGTGCAACAGCCAGCCATGGCAGGTGCTGATCGCGAGTGGTGAAGCCAAGGAGCGTTTTCGCAAGGCGATCTATGCCGAGGCGGCCTCCGGCGCCAAGGACGACCATGATTTCACGCCGCCGCGCGAATATCTCGGCGTCTATCTCGACCGCCGCCGCGAGAGCGGTTTTCAGCTCTACAACACGCTCGGCATCGCACGCGGCGACAAGATGGCGTATGCGAAGCAGGCACTGGAGAATTACAATTTCTTCGGTGCGCCGCACGTCGCGATTATCCACACCGACGAGCCACTCGGCATCTATGGCGCGGTCGATTGCGGCGCCTATGTCGGCATTTTCATGCTGGCGGCGCAGGCGCTCGGCCTCGGCACCATTCCGCAGGCCGCGCTGGCGCGGCATTCCGGGTTGATCCGGCGGCACTTCAAGCTGCCCGACGATCGCAAGGTGGTTTGCGGCATTTCGTTCGGCTACGCCGACCACGCCCAGAAGGTGAACAGCTACCGCACCTCGCGGGCGAGCGTTGCCGATACCGTGACGTTCATCGACTAA
- a CDS encoding acyl-CoA dehydrogenase, which yields MNFDDTPQEAEFRATARKWIDANAPKQYEAELSKSSLGRIRLEKEEIVDVGKAWQKKKAEGGWACLHWPKEYGGRGATPIEKVIWQQEEGVYGKLTQPFQIGEGMCGPTVMAFGSEEHKRHYLPKLASGEHIWCQLFSEPAGGSDVAGLRTRAEKKGDNWVVNGQKIWTSGAHYSDYGLLITRTDPNVPKHKGLTMFFLDMKSKGVEVRPIKQANGMQEFNEVYFTDVVIPDHQRLGAVGDGWNVSLTTLMNERMSIGSRLATGFPEMFEFCSSLMTDDGLAIDDPATRSKLASWAVKASGLKYTSYRAISSLSKGERPGPENSIGKLVSGTMLQDIATYAMDLQGTAGALTGADEQEASGQFQQMLLSSPSMRIAGGTDEILRNIIAERVLGLPGDIRVDKDVPFNKILTKGR from the coding sequence ATGAACTTCGACGATACCCCGCAGGAAGCCGAATTCCGCGCTACCGCTCGCAAATGGATCGACGCCAATGCGCCGAAGCAATACGAGGCGGAGCTGTCAAAATCCTCGCTCGGCCGGATCCGGCTGGAGAAGGAAGAGATCGTCGACGTCGGCAAGGCCTGGCAGAAGAAGAAGGCTGAAGGCGGTTGGGCCTGCCTGCACTGGCCGAAGGAGTATGGCGGCCGCGGCGCGACCCCGATCGAGAAGGTGATCTGGCAGCAGGAAGAGGGCGTCTACGGCAAGCTGACGCAGCCGTTCCAGATCGGCGAAGGCATGTGCGGCCCGACGGTGATGGCGTTCGGCAGCGAGGAGCACAAGCGTCACTATCTGCCGAAGCTCGCGTCCGGCGAACATATCTGGTGCCAGCTGTTCTCCGAGCCGGCCGGCGGCTCCGACGTGGCGGGGCTTCGCACGCGCGCGGAAAAGAAGGGCGACAACTGGGTCGTCAACGGCCAGAAGATCTGGACCTCGGGCGCACATTATTCCGACTACGGCCTTCTGATCACGCGCACCGATCCCAATGTGCCCAAGCACAAGGGCCTGACGATGTTCTTCCTCGACATGAAGAGCAAGGGCGTCGAGGTGCGGCCGATCAAGCAGGCCAACGGCATGCAGGAATTCAACGAGGTCTACTTCACCGACGTCGTGATTCCCGATCACCAGCGTCTCGGCGCGGTCGGCGACGGCTGGAACGTGTCGCTGACCACGCTGATGAACGAGCGCATGTCGATCGGTTCGCGGCTTGCGACTGGTTTCCCCGAAATGTTCGAGTTCTGCTCGAGCCTGATGACCGATGACGGCCTCGCGATCGACGATCCCGCGACGCGCTCGAAGCTTGCGAGCTGGGCGGTGAAGGCGAGCGGGCTGAAATACACCAGCTACCGCGCCATCTCCTCGCTGTCGAAGGGCGAGCGGCCGGGGCCCGAAAACTCCATCGGCAAGCTGGTCTCGGGCACGATGCTGCAGGATATCGCCACCTATGCGATGGATCTGCAGGGCACAGCCGGCGCGCTGACCGGCGCTGACGAGCAAGAGGCGAGCGGCCAGTTCCAGCAGATGCTGCTCTCGTCACCCTCGATGCGTATCGCCGGCGGCACCGACGAAATCCTGCGCAACATCATCGCCGAGCGCGTGCTGGGCCTGCCCGGCGATATCCGCGTCGACAAGGACGTGCCGTTCAACAAGATCCTGACCAAGGGGCGCTGA
- a CDS encoding acyl-CoA dehydrogenase, whose translation MNFDDTPQEAAFRAEAKAWISANAPKQYEEELRKSSLGRTALKGANILEVAKAWQKKKADAGWACLHWPKEYGGRGSSPIERVIWQQEEGPFGKLSGMFIIGHGMCGPTMMAFAGEEQKRKYLPPLASGEKVWCQLFSEPAGGSDVAGLRTRAEKSGDDWVINGQKIWTSGAHYSDYGILLTRTDPNVAKHKGLTMFFLDMKSPGVEVRPIKQASGQSDFNEVYFTDVKIPDSQRLGAVNDGWNVSLTTLMNERMSIGAGVSTGFPELFDFCNSLMLEDGPAIEDRSVRSKLATYAVKASGLRYTSMRAISALSKGERPGPENSIGKLVAGSMVQEVAMYALDLQGAAGVLSGPEDAEVAGKFQAMLLRAPGTRVEGGTDEIMRNIIAERVLGLPGDIRVDKDVPFNEIPTKGRA comes from the coding sequence ATGAACTTCGACGATACCCCGCAGGAAGCCGCGTTCCGCGCTGAAGCCAAGGCATGGATATCAGCCAACGCGCCGAAGCAGTACGAGGAAGAGCTTCGCAAATCCTCGCTCGGCCGAACCGCGCTCAAGGGCGCCAACATTCTCGAGGTCGCAAAGGCCTGGCAGAAGAAGAAGGCCGATGCCGGCTGGGCCTGCCTGCATTGGCCAAAAGAATATGGCGGCCGCGGCTCATCGCCGATTGAGCGCGTGATCTGGCAGCAGGAAGAGGGGCCGTTCGGCAAACTTAGCGGCATGTTCATCATCGGTCACGGCATGTGCGGGCCGACCATGATGGCGTTCGCGGGCGAGGAGCAGAAGCGGAAGTACCTGCCGCCGCTGGCCTCGGGCGAAAAGGTCTGGTGTCAGTTGTTCTCCGAACCCGCTGGGGGTTCCGACGTCGCAGGCTTGCGCACCCGCGCCGAGAAGAGCGGCGACGACTGGGTCATCAACGGCCAGAAGATCTGGACCTCGGGCGCGCATTACTCCGACTACGGTATCCTGCTCACTCGTACCGATCCGAACGTCGCCAAGCACAAGGGCCTCACCATGTTCTTCCTGGACATGAAGAGCCCGGGCGTCGAGGTGCGGCCGATCAAGCAGGCCAGCGGGCAATCCGATTTCAACGAGGTCTACTTCACCGACGTCAAGATCCCGGACTCGCAGCGGCTGGGCGCCGTCAATGACGGCTGGAACGTGTCGCTGACCACGCTGATGAACGAGCGCATGTCGATCGGCGCGGGCGTGTCGACCGGCTTCCCGGAACTGTTCGACTTCTGCAATAGCCTGATGCTGGAAGATGGACCCGCGATCGAAGACCGCAGCGTTCGCTCGAAGCTAGCGACCTACGCGGTGAAGGCCAGCGGCCTCCGATACACCAGCATGCGCGCGATCTCGGCGCTGTCGAAAGGCGAGCGTCCCGGTCCGGAGAACTCCATCGGCAAGTTGGTCGCGGGATCGATGGTCCAGGAAGTCGCGATGTACGCGCTCGACCTGCAGGGCGCCGCCGGCGTGCTGAGCGGGCCTGAAGACGCCGAGGTCGCCGGCAAATTCCAGGCGATGCTGCTGCGTGCGCCGGGCACCCGCGTCGAGGGCGGCACCGACGAGATCATGCGCAACATCATTGCCGAGCGCGTACTTGGCCTGCCCGGTGACATCAGGGTCGATAAGGACGTGCCGTTCAACGAGATCCCGACCAAGGGCCGGGCGTAA